The Streptomyces sp. P9-A4 genome contains a region encoding:
- a CDS encoding NADPH-dependent FMN reductase: MATYQVGYFVGSLSTKSINRILSRALIRVAPPGLEFREIPIKDLPLYNHDFDAAYPPEGQALKDAIAAVDAVLFVTPEYNRSIPGGLKNAIDWASRPWGTNSFTHKPSAVIGASPGKIGTAVAQQSLRSVLSFCNSPQMNAPEAYIQFTPGLFGDDGEVTDPTTQQFLSDFMADFKLFVERVLTVLPPR; this comes from the coding sequence ATGGCCACGTACCAGGTCGGCTACTTCGTCGGCAGCCTCTCGACGAAGTCCATCAACCGGATCCTCTCCCGGGCCCTGATCCGCGTCGCGCCCCCCGGGCTGGAGTTCCGGGAGATCCCCATCAAGGACCTCCCCCTCTACAACCACGACTTCGACGCCGCCTACCCGCCGGAGGGCCAGGCCCTCAAGGACGCCATCGCGGCCGTCGACGCCGTCCTCTTCGTCACCCCCGAGTACAACCGCTCCATCCCGGGCGGCCTCAAGAACGCCATCGACTGGGCCAGCCGCCCCTGGGGCACCAACTCCTTCACCCACAAGCCGTCCGCCGTCATCGGCGCCTCGCCGGGCAAGATCGGCACCGCCGTCGCCCAGCAGAGCCTCCGCTCGGTGCTGAGCTTCTGCAACTCCCCGCAGATGAACGCCCCGGAGGCGTACATCCAGTTCACCCCGGGGCTGTTCGGCGACGACGGGGAGGTCACCGATCCGACGACGCAGCAGTTCCTCAGCGACTTCATGGCGGACTTCAAGCTCTTCGTCGAGCGGGTGCTGACGGTCCTTCCGCCGCGCTGA
- a CDS encoding aspartate:alanine exchanger family transporter, whose translation MWQFFADYPWFTLFIVIAAGSLFGMVRFGPVKLGAAGVLFVGLLLGALDPDIGPAVPAGLAVLGLALYVYTVGLEAGPAFFRELRPQLAVMTGAVAALVVTALAVGFLGNTVFGIDGPYLAGGYAGIGTTTPGLAAAQASSSVPSQPATGYAIGYPLAVVLTILFVAGIAAVRNWTGRRDPGTGLPRELITRTVDVTRTVHWADVPGSAGGQLLASARRSGDGTPRVALAPDTFAPGDQVVLVGGPEAVAAGIEALGTQAPTHLLDRRDVVDYRRILLTNPDLAGRTVAEIRLGELYGAKATRVRRGDQDLLAHDDLLLQLDDRVRVVMPRERTAEVTGFLGDTEAKVSEVSAVSMGLGLAAGFLIGIPKLTIGSTVLSLGTAAGPLVMAMILGRLRRTGPLVWVLPTRANLTLRQIGLLIFLACVGLTSGYAFRRDAFSLFGLKLLTVLVISAVLSYALMVLVARLLGQSRPRTMGLLAGYVGNPAITAYANSRVSDSRVNTGYATLFALAILVKIVCIQLIVGL comes from the coding sequence ATGTGGCAATTTTTCGCTGACTATCCGTGGTTCACCCTTTTTATCGTCATTGCGGCAGGATCGCTCTTCGGCATGGTCCGCTTCGGTCCCGTGAAGCTCGGCGCGGCCGGAGTCCTCTTCGTGGGGCTGCTGCTCGGCGCGCTCGACCCGGACATCGGCCCCGCCGTGCCCGCGGGCCTCGCGGTCCTCGGCCTCGCCCTGTACGTGTACACCGTGGGCCTCGAAGCGGGCCCGGCCTTCTTCAGGGAACTCCGGCCCCAGCTGGCCGTGATGACCGGAGCCGTCGCCGCGCTCGTCGTCACCGCCCTCGCCGTCGGCTTCCTCGGCAACACCGTCTTCGGCATCGACGGCCCCTACCTCGCGGGCGGCTACGCCGGCATCGGCACCACCACCCCGGGCCTCGCCGCCGCCCAGGCCTCGTCGTCCGTCCCGTCCCAGCCCGCCACCGGCTACGCGATCGGCTACCCCCTCGCCGTCGTCCTCACCATCCTCTTCGTCGCGGGCATCGCCGCCGTCCGGAACTGGACCGGCCGCCGCGACCCCGGCACCGGACTCCCGAGGGAACTCATCACCCGCACGGTCGATGTCACCCGGACGGTCCACTGGGCCGACGTCCCCGGCTCTGCCGGGGGACAGCTCCTCGCCAGCGCCCGGCGGAGCGGGGACGGCACCCCCCGGGTGGCCCTCGCCCCCGACACCTTCGCCCCCGGCGACCAGGTCGTCCTCGTCGGCGGCCCGGAGGCCGTCGCCGCCGGGATCGAGGCACTCGGCACCCAGGCGCCCACCCATCTCCTCGACCGGCGCGATGTCGTCGACTACCGGCGCATCCTGCTCACCAACCCGGACCTCGCCGGCCGGACGGTCGCCGAGATCCGCCTCGGCGAGCTCTACGGCGCCAAGGCCACCCGCGTCCGCCGCGGCGACCAGGACCTGCTGGCCCACGACGACCTGCTCCTCCAGCTCGACGACCGGGTCCGCGTCGTCATGCCCCGTGAGCGCACCGCCGAGGTGACCGGCTTCCTCGGCGACACCGAGGCCAAGGTCAGCGAGGTCAGCGCCGTCAGCATGGGCCTCGGCCTCGCCGCCGGGTTCCTCATCGGCATCCCGAAGCTCACCATCGGCTCCACGGTCCTCTCCCTCGGCACCGCCGCCGGGCCGCTCGTCATGGCCATGATCCTCGGCCGGCTGCGCCGCACCGGGCCCCTCGTCTGGGTCCTGCCGACCCGTGCCAACCTCACGCTCCGCCAGATCGGCCTGCTGATCTTCCTCGCCTGCGTCGGACTCACCTCGGGCTACGCCTTCCGCCGCGACGCCTTCTCCCTCTTCGGACTGAAACTCCTGACCGTGCTCGTCATCAGCGCCGTGCTCAGCTACGCCCTGATGGTCCTCGTCGCCCGGCTCCTCGGCCAGAGCAGGCCGCGCACCATGGGACTGCTCGCCGGGTACGTGGGCAATCCGGCCATCACCGCGTACGCCAACAGCCGGGTCTCGGACAGCCGGGTCAACACCGGATACGCGACCCTGTTCGCCCTCGCCATCCTCGTGAAGATCGTCTGCATCCAGCTGATCGTGGGCCTCTGA
- a CDS encoding NAD(P)/FAD-dependent oxidoreductase, whose translation MTRPRILVVGAGFAGVACVRRLERRLAEREAQLALLSPFSYQLYLPLLPQVAAGVLTPQSVALSLRRSERHRTRIVPGGVVGVDTAAKVCVVRTISGEYVTEPYDHLVLSPGSVTRSFDIPGLAEHARGMKTLAEAVYIRDHVIAQLDLADASTDEEERAARLRFVVVGGGYAGTETAACLQLLTHNAVKRYPRIDPKLIKWHLVDIAPKLMPELGDKLGAAAMDILTRRGIEVSLGVSVASVDAETVTLTDGRVLPSRTLIWTAGVAASPLIGTLGADTFRGRLVVSAEMAVPGLDGVWALGDAAAVPDLAKGEEGAICPPTAQHAMRQGKALADNLVATLRGERMHPYTHKDLGLVVDLGGMDGVSKPLGVELHGMPAQAVARAYHWAALRTNVAKTRVMTNWLLNAVAGDDFVRTGFLATKAGTLRDFEYTDAYLTPEQVRSHTAAFRGAVGAGGS comes from the coding sequence GTGACGCGACCGAGGATTCTCGTGGTGGGCGCCGGATTCGCCGGAGTGGCCTGCGTACGGAGGCTCGAACGGCGGCTCGCGGAGCGGGAGGCGCAGCTCGCACTGCTCTCGCCGTTCTCGTACCAGCTGTACCTGCCGCTGCTCCCCCAGGTGGCGGCGGGGGTGTTGACCCCGCAGTCGGTCGCGCTCTCGCTGCGGCGCAGCGAACGGCACCGGACCCGGATCGTGCCGGGCGGCGTGGTCGGCGTGGACACGGCGGCGAAGGTCTGCGTGGTGCGCACGATCTCCGGCGAGTACGTGACGGAGCCGTACGACCATCTCGTGCTGTCGCCCGGCAGTGTGACCCGCAGCTTCGACATCCCCGGTCTCGCCGAGCACGCGCGCGGGATGAAGACGCTGGCGGAGGCGGTGTACATCCGCGACCACGTCATCGCCCAGCTCGACCTGGCGGACGCCAGCACCGACGAGGAGGAGCGGGCCGCGCGGCTGCGCTTCGTCGTGGTCGGCGGCGGCTACGCGGGTACGGAGACGGCGGCCTGCCTCCAGCTGCTCACCCACAACGCGGTGAAGCGGTATCCGCGCATCGACCCGAAGCTGATCAAGTGGCATCTGGTGGACATCGCGCCGAAGCTGATGCCGGAGCTGGGCGACAAGCTCGGCGCCGCCGCGATGGACATCCTGACCCGGCGGGGCATCGAGGTGTCGCTCGGGGTGTCGGTGGCCTCGGTGGACGCGGAGACGGTGACGCTCACCGACGGGCGGGTGCTGCCGAGCCGGACGCTGATCTGGACGGCCGGGGTGGCGGCGAGTCCGCTCATCGGCACGCTCGGCGCGGACACCTTCCGGGGGCGGCTCGTCGTCTCGGCCGAGATGGCGGTCCCCGGACTCGACGGGGTGTGGGCGCTCGGCGACGCGGCTGCGGTGCCCGATCTCGCCAAGGGCGAGGAGGGGGCGATCTGCCCGCCGACCGCGCAGCACGCGATGCGCCAGGGGAAGGCGCTGGCCGACAACCTGGTGGCGACCCTGCGCGGGGAGCGGATGCATCCGTACACGCACAAGGACCTGGGGCTGGTGGTGGACCTCGGCGGTATGGACGGGGTGTCGAAGCCGCTCGGGGTGGAGCTGCACGGGATGCCTGCGCAGGCCGTTGCCCGCGCGTACCACTGGGCGGCGCTGCGGACGAACGTGGCGAAGACCCGAGTGATGACGAACTGGCTGCTGAACGCGGTCGCCGGCGACGACTTCGTACGGACGGGCTTCCTGGCCACGAAGGCGGGGACGCTGCGGGACTTCGAGTACACGGACGCGTATCTGACGCCGGAGCAGGTCAGGAGCCATACGGCCGCGTTCCGCGGGGCGGTGGGGGCGGGCGGGAGCTGA
- a CDS encoding GNAT family N-acetyltransferase gives MNDLRIERALSEAQLADWRAVHNAIIPTAVLSSDEVRERAGRNRLDVAYLGDVVVGCSTVRPPDEETPAATVIARILPGFRGRGLGTALYERGLAHARTLSDEGVETVVLASNPEGLRFALARGFAELERYVLPGDTVPFVALRLT, from the coding sequence ATGAACGATCTTCGTATCGAGCGGGCTCTCAGCGAGGCGCAGCTCGCGGACTGGCGGGCCGTCCACAACGCGATCATCCCCACGGCCGTCCTCTCCTCCGACGAGGTGCGGGAGCGGGCCGGGCGGAACCGGCTGGACGTCGCGTACCTCGGTGACGTGGTGGTGGGCTGTTCCACGGTGCGCCCGCCGGACGAGGAGACTCCTGCGGCGACCGTCATCGCCCGGATCCTGCCCGGTTTCCGGGGGCGGGGCCTCGGGACCGCGCTGTACGAGAGGGGCCTCGCGCACGCGCGGACGCTGAGCGACGAGGGCGTGGAGACGGTGGTCCTCGCCTCCAACCCGGAGGGGCTGCGGTTCGCCCTCGCCCGGGGCTTCGCCGAGCTGGAGCGGTACGTCCTGCCGGGCGACACGGTGCCGTTCGTGGCGCTGCGCCTGACCTGA
- a CDS encoding NAD(P)H-dependent amine dehydrogenase family protein, whose amino-acid sequence MIRTVVWGTGNVGRAAIRAVDAHPGLELAAVLVSDPAKVGRDAGRLAGLGHDLGVTAVDDVGAVLGSRPGAVVYAASGDTRPDGAIEDVARAVRTGAVVVTPALYPLYDQRNAPPEFRDPMVAAVAEGGGSLFVSGVDPGWGNDVLPLLVSGLAATVDVIRCQEIFDYSTYEQEESVRELVGMGRPMEYEPPMLWPSVPTMIWGGQVRLMARALGAELDEIRETMERRPLESTVKTRTMGVFEAGTQGAVRFEVQGIVGGEPRIVIEHVTRIHPSCAPDWPVPPDGAGAHRVIVEGSPRIEVTVAATAEGENRSAGGNATAVGRLVGAIDWLVAAEPGLYDALDVPLRPAVGKLGRRPR is encoded by the coding sequence ATGATTCGGACGGTGGTGTGGGGTACCGGAAATGTCGGGCGCGCGGCGATCCGCGCCGTGGACGCCCATCCAGGCCTTGAGCTCGCGGCCGTGCTGGTCTCCGATCCGGCGAAGGTCGGACGGGACGCGGGCCGGCTCGCGGGGCTCGGCCACGATCTCGGGGTGACGGCCGTCGACGACGTCGGCGCGGTCCTCGGCTCGCGGCCGGGGGCGGTGGTGTACGCGGCTTCCGGCGATACCCGGCCCGACGGGGCGATCGAGGACGTGGCGCGGGCGGTGCGGACGGGCGCGGTGGTGGTCACCCCCGCGCTGTATCCGCTGTACGACCAGCGCAACGCGCCGCCCGAGTTCAGGGATCCGATGGTCGCGGCGGTCGCCGAGGGCGGTGGATCGCTGTTCGTGTCGGGCGTGGACCCGGGCTGGGGCAACGACGTGCTGCCGCTGCTGGTGAGCGGTCTGGCCGCCACGGTGGACGTGATCCGCTGCCAGGAGATCTTCGACTACTCGACGTACGAGCAGGAGGAGTCGGTCCGCGAGCTGGTGGGGATGGGCCGGCCGATGGAGTACGAGCCGCCCATGCTGTGGCCCTCCGTGCCGACCATGATCTGGGGCGGCCAGGTGCGGCTGATGGCGCGGGCGCTCGGGGCCGAGCTCGACGAGATCCGCGAGACGATGGAGCGGCGCCCGCTGGAGTCCACCGTGAAGACGCGGACGATGGGCGTCTTCGAGGCGGGGACGCAGGGCGCGGTCCGCTTCGAGGTGCAGGGGATCGTCGGCGGGGAGCCCCGGATCGTGATCGAGCACGTCACCCGCATCCACCCCTCGTGCGCGCCGGACTGGCCGGTGCCGCCCGACGGGGCGGGGGCGCACCGGGTGATCGTCGAGGGCAGTCCCCGCATCGAGGTGACGGTGGCGGCGACGGCCGAGGGCGAGAACCGGTCGGCGGGCGGGAACGCGACGGCGGTGGGCCGGCTCGTCGGGGCGATCGACTGGCTGGTGGCGGCGGAACCGGGACTGTACGACGCGCTGGACGTGCCCTTGCGGCCGGCGGTCGGGAAGCTGGGGAGGAGACCACGATGA
- a CDS encoding carboxymuconolactone decarboxylase family protein, translating to MIIDIPEGQEPIGYVWGDMVPEIGTAAANFSLSVYAHTTLGLREFEAARLRIAQINGCGFCLDWRTDRDGEKVEEGFDEVVAAWRETEVSESFDERTRLAAEYAERYALDHHGLDEEFWARMTARYSQAEIVELTMSLGSWLAFGRLNRVLGLDTVCVLPTH from the coding sequence ATGATCATCGACATTCCCGAGGGCCAGGAGCCCATCGGGTACGTGTGGGGCGACATGGTCCCGGAGATCGGGACGGCGGCGGCGAACTTCTCGCTGTCGGTGTACGCCCATACGACGCTGGGGCTGCGCGAGTTCGAGGCGGCGCGGCTGCGGATCGCGCAGATCAACGGCTGCGGCTTCTGTCTGGACTGGCGTACCGACCGGGACGGCGAGAAGGTCGAGGAGGGCTTCGACGAGGTCGTCGCGGCCTGGCGGGAGACGGAGGTCTCGGAGTCCTTCGACGAGCGGACGCGGCTCGCGGCCGAGTACGCCGAGCGGTACGCGCTGGACCACCACGGCCTGGACGAGGAGTTCTGGGCGCGGATGACGGCCCGGTACAGCCAGGCGGAGATCGTGGAGCTGACCATGAGTCTGGGCTCGTGGCTGGCGTTCGGGCGGCTCAACCGGGTGCTGGGGCTCGACACGGTGTGCGTGCTGCCGACGCACTGA
- a CDS encoding GMC oxidoreductase, whose product MSEQPMSGKGTGGVSRRRFLAGTGSLLGAAALAGHATPAQAVTGLASTPIPSGAHVPALIVGTGYGGSVAALRLARAGVNVHMVEMGMAWDTPGSDGKIFANTTRPDYRSFWLRSRTKQPLSNFLGFPLDKDVPCHTGILDAEDFAGITVYQGRGVGGGSLVNGGMAVTPRRENFAAILPTVDAAEMYSTYYPRANAGLGVTEVDQNWWENASCYQYARVGRKHAERSGFPFVFVPNVYDWEYMKQELAGNVPKSALDGEVIYGNNAGKKNLQKTYLAQAAATGRVTVSALHKVTSVTPADGGGYTVVIDQIDTTGVTLVSKTVTADKVFFAAGSVGTSKLLTRLKATGALPALNDRVGKNWGDNGNVMCGRANHMWDPTGKLQSAMPTAGIDNWDAGGAFAEVAPLPTGIETYASFYLSITKTPHRAEFSWNPATSKVDLNWDRAWKQTSIDAAKTIFDKINAKEGTIYRTDLFGAYKIWGDHLTYHPLGGAVLGQATDNYGRLHGYSGLYAIDGSLIPGNTSVNPFVTITALAERNIERIVAEDF is encoded by the coding sequence ATGAGTGAACAGCCCATGTCCGGAAAGGGGACCGGCGGCGTCAGCCGTCGCCGGTTCCTCGCGGGAACAGGTTCTCTTCTCGGCGCCGCCGCCCTGGCCGGCCACGCCACTCCGGCGCAGGCCGTCACCGGTCTCGCCTCCACCCCCATCCCGAGCGGCGCGCACGTCCCCGCCCTCATCGTCGGCACCGGGTACGGCGGATCCGTCGCCGCGCTCCGCCTCGCCCGCGCGGGCGTGAACGTGCACATGGTCGAGATGGGCATGGCCTGGGACACCCCGGGATCCGACGGCAAGATCTTCGCCAACACCACCCGGCCCGACTACCGCTCCTTCTGGCTGCGCAGCCGTACCAAGCAGCCCCTGAGCAACTTCCTCGGCTTCCCCCTCGACAAGGACGTGCCCTGCCACACCGGCATCCTCGACGCCGAGGACTTCGCCGGCATCACCGTCTACCAGGGCCGAGGAGTCGGCGGCGGCTCCCTCGTCAACGGCGGCATGGCCGTCACCCCGCGCCGGGAGAACTTCGCCGCCATCCTCCCCACGGTCGACGCGGCCGAGATGTACTCCACCTACTACCCCCGCGCCAACGCCGGCCTCGGCGTCACCGAGGTGGACCAGAACTGGTGGGAGAACGCCTCCTGCTACCAGTACGCCCGCGTCGGCCGCAAGCACGCCGAGCGCTCCGGCTTCCCCTTCGTGTTCGTCCCGAACGTCTACGACTGGGAGTACATGAAGCAGGAACTCGCCGGCAACGTGCCGAAGTCGGCCCTCGACGGCGAGGTCATCTACGGCAACAACGCCGGCAAGAAGAACCTCCAGAAGACCTATCTCGCCCAGGCCGCGGCCACCGGCCGGGTCACCGTCTCCGCCCTGCACAAGGTCACCTCCGTCACCCCGGCGGACGGCGGAGGCTACACCGTCGTCATCGACCAGATCGACACCACCGGCGTCACCCTGGTGAGCAAGACGGTCACCGCCGACAAGGTCTTCTTCGCCGCCGGAAGCGTCGGTACGAGCAAGCTCCTCACCCGCCTCAAGGCCACCGGCGCACTCCCCGCCCTCAACGACCGGGTCGGCAAGAACTGGGGCGACAACGGCAACGTCATGTGCGGCCGCGCCAACCACATGTGGGACCCGACCGGCAAACTCCAGTCGGCCATGCCCACGGCGGGCATCGACAACTGGGACGCCGGCGGCGCCTTCGCCGAGGTCGCCCCGCTGCCCACCGGCATCGAGACCTACGCCTCCTTCTACCTCTCCATCACCAAGACCCCGCACCGCGCGGAGTTCAGCTGGAACCCGGCCACCTCCAAGGTCGACCTGAACTGGGACCGGGCCTGGAAGCAGACCTCCATCGACGCGGCGAAGACCATCTTCGACAAGATCAACGCCAAGGAGGGCACGATCTACCGCACCGACCTCTTCGGCGCGTACAAGATCTGGGGCGACCACCTCACCTACCACCCCCTCGGCGGCGCCGTCCTGGGGCAGGCCACCGACAACTACGGCCGACTCCACGGCTACTCCGGCCTCTACGCCATCGACGGTTCCCTGATCCCCGGCAACACCAGCGTCAACCCGTTCGTCACCATCACGGCCCTCGCCGAACGCAACATCGAGCGCATCGTCGCCGAGGACTTCTGA